A stretch of Desulfobacter hydrogenophilus DNA encodes these proteins:
- a CDS encoding double-cubane-cluster-containing anaerobic reductase has product MTPELTAKLQQITEQNIMDIEAHKQKGKSVVGYYCLYGPTELAVAADAIPLPLCGTRQDPIEAAEQTLPRNLCPLIKSSYGFAATGTCPFFKFSDMIVADTTCDGKKKMFEIMGKMKLVHVLQLPQQQNTALFLDPWVTELEQLRQVIGDQAGVPITDERLRAAICLLNRERRAKKAFMDVAAVKPSPISGTQMLEILFKTGFFADKEKGIDLINEITDACLQKAEKQESPFTTDTPRILLTGVPVGLGSDKVVKILENSGADVVAFENCSGYKQVFQVDEDKDPIRALAKQYLAIPCSVMSPNPGREDLLIRMVETFKVDGIVDLTWQACHTYNVEAFQIRELAEQTFNLPYLHLETDYSESDTEQLRVRIEAFLEMI; this is encoded by the coding sequence ATGACACCGGAACTTACTGCAAAGCTGCAGCAGATTACTGAGCAGAATATAATGGATATCGAAGCACACAAACAAAAAGGTAAGTCTGTGGTGGGATACTACTGCCTGTACGGCCCCACAGAACTTGCCGTTGCCGCGGATGCCATCCCGTTGCCTTTGTGCGGAACCCGCCAGGACCCCATTGAAGCGGCGGAACAGACGTTGCCCAGGAACCTGTGTCCCCTGATTAAAAGCAGTTACGGATTTGCAGCCACCGGCACCTGCCCGTTCTTTAAATTTTCGGATATGATCGTGGCAGATACCACCTGTGACGGGAAAAAGAAAATGTTTGAAATCATGGGGAAAATGAAGCTTGTGCATGTACTCCAGCTTCCCCAGCAGCAGAATACCGCTCTTTTTTTAGACCCCTGGGTCACGGAACTAGAACAATTGCGGCAGGTCATCGGGGACCAGGCAGGGGTACCCATTACCGACGAACGCCTTAGGGCAGCCATCTGTCTTTTGAACCGGGAACGCCGGGCTAAAAAAGCGTTCATGGATGTGGCTGCCGTCAAGCCGTCCCCCATCAGCGGTACCCAGATGCTTGAAATTTTGTTTAAAACCGGTTTTTTTGCGGACAAGGAAAAAGGCATCGACCTGATCAATGAAATTACTGACGCCTGCCTGCAAAAGGCCGAAAAGCAAGAAAGTCCGTTTACAACGGATACGCCCAGAATCCTTTTGACCGGCGTACCTGTGGGATTAGGGTCGGACAAGGTCGTTAAGATCCTTGAAAATTCCGGGGCCGATGTGGTGGCCTTTGAAAACTGCAGCGGGTATAAGCAGGTGTTCCAGGTGGATGAGGATAAAGATCCCATTAGAGCCCTTGCCAAGCAGTACCTTGCCATTCCATGCTCGGTCATGAGTCCCAACCCGGGTCGTGAAGATCTTTTAATTCGTATGGTGGAGACGTTCAAGGTGGACGGGATTGTGGACCTTACCTGGCAGGCCTGTCACACCTATAATGTTGAAGCATTCCAGATCCGGGAACTTGCTGAACAGACCTTTAATCTGCCCTATCTGCACCTGGAAACCGATTATTCCGAATCTGATACGGAACAACTCCGGGTCCGGATTGAAGCCTTTCTTGAAATGATTTGA
- a CDS encoding efflux transporter outer membrane subunit, translated as MAIKIITSAVVGAVLLFTAGCSFIPEYSQPEMPVADAWTDKGLESDTGSEPVAADIVYQDYFTSQTLQQIIAMALENNRDLKVALLNIEQAKAAYQIKKSDQLPVIAGSAGLSREGVPEDSSIYGEAYTSDTSMSVGLGITAYELDFFGRVKSLSQSALETYLATREAASSTRIALVAQTADAYVSLLAQRKLTHLAQETYKAQKATYDVIKTQYDAGSTDQLALAQAATSTESAKASIYQYKRLAAQAENALVYLAGPGVYELIKAPETPFESIDDIGFLTRLPAGLPSRILLARPDIQAAEHQLKAANADIGAARAAMYPTISLTGSLGFAAESLSYMFDPSRSLSWGFSPNVTIPIFNRKGLKANLAVATVGEKIAAAQYEGAIQTAFREVADQLVARRHYKGQLDAQNALVSASRNAYNLSKARYDNGIDDFLSVLDSQRSLFGAEQGAIALKQAYLSNLINLYKVMGGGRMDTSAAN; from the coding sequence ATGGCAATTAAAATAATTACGTCAGCCGTTGTCGGCGCAGTACTGCTTTTTACTGCCGGCTGTTCCTTTATCCCCGAATACAGTCAGCCTGAAATGCCGGTGGCCGATGCCTGGACAGACAAGGGGCTGGAATCAGATACCGGCTCCGAACCGGTCGCCGCCGACATCGTCTACCAGGATTACTTTACCTCTCAGACCCTGCAGCAGATTATTGCCATGGCCCTGGAAAATAACCGGGATCTGAAGGTGGCCCTGCTCAATATTGAACAAGCAAAGGCGGCCTACCAAATTAAAAAATCCGATCAGCTGCCCGTAATTGCCGGCAGTGCCGGTCTGAGCCGCGAAGGTGTTCCCGAAGATAGCAGCATTTATGGGGAGGCATATACCTCGGATACCTCCATGAGTGTGGGGTTGGGTATCACGGCCTATGAACTTGATTTTTTCGGCCGGGTCAAAAGCCTGAGCCAAAGTGCCCTTGAGACCTACCTTGCCACCCGGGAAGCCGCCTCAAGCACCCGCATTGCCCTGGTGGCCCAGACGGCAGACGCCTATGTCAGCCTGCTGGCCCAGAGAAAGTTGACGCATCTTGCCCAGGAGACGTACAAGGCCCAGAAAGCCACCTATGATGTAATCAAGACCCAGTATGATGCAGGCTCCACAGACCAGCTTGCCCTGGCCCAGGCCGCCACATCCACCGAAAGTGCCAAAGCCTCCATCTACCAGTACAAACGGCTGGCTGCCCAGGCGGAAAACGCCCTGGTATACCTTGCAGGTCCCGGCGTGTATGAGCTTATCAAGGCGCCTGAAACCCCCTTTGAATCCATTGACGACATCGGGTTTTTGACCCGGCTGCCGGCAGGGCTTCCCTCCCGGATTCTTCTGGCCAGGCCGGATATCCAGGCAGCCGAGCATCAGCTAAAGGCGGCCAATGCAGACATTGGTGCGGCCCGGGCAGCCATGTATCCCACCATCAGCCTGACCGGCTCCCTTGGGTTTGCCGCAGAGAGTCTTTCCTATATGTTTGATCCGTCCAGAAGCCTTTCATGGGGCTTTTCTCCAAATGTCACCATTCCTATTTTCAATCGAAAAGGCCTCAAGGCCAACCTGGCGGTTGCAACCGTTGGAGAAAAAATTGCGGCGGCCCAGTATGAGGGCGCCATTCAGACCGCATTCAGGGAAGTGGCAGACCAGCTGGTGGCACGCAGACACTACAAGGGGCAGCTGGATGCCCAGAATGCCCTGGTATCTGCCTCCCGGAACGCTTATAATTTGTCCAAGGCCAGGTATGATAACGGCATAGATGATTTCCTCTCGGTTCTGGATTCCCAGCGCTCGCTTTTCGGCGCTGAGCAGGGCGCCATTGCCCTGAAACAGGCTTATTTAAGCAATCTGATTAACCTCTATAAAGTCATGGGCGGCGGAAGAATGGATACGTCCGCCGCTAATTAA
- a CDS encoding efflux RND transporter permease subunit, translating to MSRFFIDRPIFAWVIAIVIMLAGVFAVITLPVEQYPRIAPPSISIETYYPGASAQVLEDSVTQVIEQALTGIDYLRYFSSTSDSSGQLEIELTFEPEADPDIAQVQVQNKISKAESLLPEEVLQQGLIVQKTTKSFLLLAGMYSEDGSMSDDDIADYIQSNMADPISRVQGVGDLTVFGSQHAMRIWLNPEKLNAFNLMPSDVTAAIQARNTDISSGQLGGAPSIDGQQLNAVVTAQSKLKTVEDFENILVKVNTDGAQIRVKDVARVELGSETYGFTTRYNGKPGCAMAITLATGANALDTAQRVKDKVTDLSAFMPAGLQVAYPYDTTPFVRLSIQEVVKTLIEAIILVFFVMYLFLQNFRATLIPTIAVPVVLLGTFGILSAFGSSVNILSMFAMVLAIGLLVDDAIVVVENVERVMSETGLSPKEATRQSMDQITGALVGIAMVLSAVFIPMAFFSGSTGAIYRQFSMTLVSAMGLSVLVALVLTPALCSTMLKPVEKGHRENKKGFFGWFNTGFDLTKVTYTKSVKYATTRMFRFFVIYALILVALVYVFNAIPTGFLPDEDQGMMMTILSAPPGSTMERTQQSVEKAEDYYLNKEAENVESLFTVVGFSFAGRGQNMAMGFLNLRDWDERHRPEQKAAAIAGRAMQNLYSVKDASIYAFIPPAIMEMGNATGFDFMLVDRGGAGHTALMNARNQMLGMAAQNPKLVGVRPNGLSDVPQYTLNIDYEKAEALGVTTANITGVLQTAWGSSYVNDFMDQARLKKVYIQGDAPSRMLPEDIDRWHVRNSQGKMVPFSSFSYGEWSYGSPKLERYNGTSSVEILGAAAPGVSSGEAMTIIEDLAQKLPQGIALEWTGLSYEERMAGSQTGLLYSVSLLFVFLCLAALYESWSIPFSVLLIVPLGIIGSVIATKWAGLNNDVYFQIALLTTVGLAAKNAILIVEFAKSLYEGGMGLIHSALYAAELRLRPILMTSFAFILGVTPLAISDGAGSASQNAIGIGVIGGMVAATTLAIIFVPLFFILIERGSEKKKQAESGQGE from the coding sequence ATGTCTCGTTTTTTCATAGACCGCCCCATCTTTGCATGGGTTATCGCCATCGTCATTATGCTGGCCGGCGTTTTTGCCGTTATAACGCTTCCGGTGGAACAATATCCAAGGATTGCCCCGCCCAGCATATCCATTGAAACCTATTATCCGGGTGCTTCGGCCCAGGTACTGGAAGACAGTGTCACCCAGGTTATAGAACAGGCCCTGACCGGTATTGACTATTTAAGATATTTTTCATCCACCAGTGATTCGTCGGGTCAGCTTGAAATCGAGCTCACCTTTGAACCGGAAGCTGATCCGGACATTGCCCAGGTCCAGGTGCAAAACAAAATATCCAAGGCGGAAAGCCTTCTGCCCGAAGAGGTCCTGCAGCAGGGATTAATTGTTCAGAAAACCACCAAGAGTTTTCTTCTGCTTGCGGGCATGTACTCCGAAGACGGCAGTATGAGCGATGATGATATTGCTGATTACATCCAGTCCAACATGGCGGACCCGATTTCCCGTGTCCAGGGTGTCGGGGATCTGACGGTGTTCGGGTCCCAGCATGCCATGCGAATCTGGTTAAACCCTGAAAAGCTCAATGCCTTTAATCTCATGCCCTCGGATGTCACGGCCGCCATCCAGGCACGCAACACAGATATTTCTTCGGGCCAGCTCGGCGGGGCGCCTTCCATTGACGGGCAGCAGCTCAATGCCGTGGTTACGGCCCAGTCCAAGCTGAAGACCGTGGAAGATTTTGAAAATATACTGGTCAAGGTGAATACCGACGGTGCCCAGATCCGCGTAAAGGATGTGGCCCGGGTGGAATTGGGATCGGAAACATACGGATTTACGACCCGGTACAACGGCAAACCCGGATGCGCCATGGCCATCACCCTTGCCACAGGGGCCAATGCCCTGGACACGGCCCAACGGGTCAAGGACAAGGTAACGGATTTATCCGCGTTTATGCCTGCGGGTCTTCAAGTCGCATATCCCTACGACACCACCCCGTTTGTCCGTCTTTCCATCCAGGAAGTGGTCAAAACCCTGATTGAGGCCATTATCCTGGTATTCTTCGTTATGTATCTGTTTTTGCAGAATTTTCGGGCAACACTGATTCCCACCATTGCGGTGCCGGTTGTTCTTCTGGGCACCTTCGGAATATTGTCAGCCTTCGGATCCAGTGTCAATATCCTGTCCATGTTTGCCATGGTTCTGGCCATCGGCCTTCTGGTGGATGACGCCATTGTTGTGGTGGAAAACGTGGAACGTGTCATGTCCGAAACAGGCCTGTCGCCTAAGGAAGCCACCCGGCAGTCCATGGACCAGATCACCGGCGCCCTTGTGGGTATTGCCATGGTACTCTCCGCGGTTTTTATCCCCATGGCCTTTTTCTCCGGCTCCACCGGCGCCATCTACCGGCAGTTCTCCATGACCCTGGTATCAGCCATGGGACTTTCCGTTCTGGTGGCCCTGGTTTTGACCCCGGCCCTTTGTTCTACCATGCTCAAACCTGTGGAGAAGGGACATCGCGAAAATAAAAAAGGTTTCTTCGGCTGGTTTAACACAGGCTTTGATCTAACCAAAGTCACATACACAAAAAGTGTTAAATATGCTACCACCCGGATGTTTCGATTCTTTGTCATTTACGCATTGATCCTTGTGGCCCTGGTGTATGTTTTCAACGCAATTCCCACAGGATTTTTGCCCGACGAGGACCAGGGCATGATGATGACCATCCTCTCCGCGCCTCCCGGTTCCACCATGGAGCGGACCCAGCAATCCGTGGAAAAAGCGGAAGACTATTATTTGAACAAGGAAGCGGAAAACGTCGAAAGCCTGTTTACCGTTGTGGGCTTCAGTTTTGCCGGCAGAGGCCAGAATATGGCCATGGGTTTTTTAAATCTTCGGGATTGGGACGAACGTCACCGTCCGGAACAAAAGGCCGCAGCCATTGCCGGCCGGGCCATGCAAAACCTTTATAGTGTCAAGGATGCATCCATATATGCGTTTATTCCGCCGGCCATCATGGAGATGGGCAATGCCACAGGCTTTGACTTCATGCTGGTGGATAGAGGCGGGGCAGGCCATACCGCACTGATGAATGCCAGAAATCAAATGCTGGGCATGGCCGCCCAGAATCCCAAACTTGTGGGTGTCCGCCCCAATGGTCTGTCTGATGTGCCCCAGTACACGTTGAATATTGATTATGAAAAGGCCGAAGCCCTGGGGGTTACCACGGCGAACATTACAGGTGTTCTGCAAACGGCCTGGGGTTCTTCCTATGTCAATGACTTCATGGACCAGGCCCGTTTGAAAAAAGTGTACATCCAGGGGGATGCCCCTTCCAGAATGCTGCCCGAAGATATTGATCGGTGGCATGTACGAAACAGTCAGGGCAAGATGGTCCCCTTCTCCTCCTTCTCTTATGGTGAGTGGTCCTACGGATCGCCCAAATTAGAGCGGTATAACGGCACCTCGTCTGTGGAAATTCTGGGCGCTGCGGCCCCGGGTGTCAGCTCCGGCGAGGCCATGACCATTATTGAGGATCTGGCTCAAAAACTGCCCCAGGGCATTGCGCTGGAGTGGACCGGTTTATCCTATGAAGAACGTATGGCCGGTTCCCAGACCGGTCTGCTGTATTCGGTGTCCCTGCTGTTCGTATTCCTGTGCCTGGCCGCCCTGTACGAAAGTTGGTCCATCCCGTTCTCCGTTTTACTGATAGTTCCTTTGGGGATCATCGGTTCCGTGATTGCCACGAAATGGGCAGGTTTAAACAATGACGTCTACTTTCAAATTGCGTTGCTGACTACGGTGGGGCTTGCTGCCAAAAACGCCATTCTCATCGTGGAATTTGCCAAAAGCCTTTACGAGGGGGGGATGGGGCTGATTCACTCCGCCCTGTACGCGGCCGAACTGAGGCTTCGTCCAATTTTAATGACCTCCTTTGCCTTTATCCTGGGAGTGACGCCGCTGGCCATTTCCGACGGTGCCGGGTCTGCCAGCCAGAACGCCATCGGCATCGGTGTTATCGGCGGTATGGTCGCCGCCACAACCCTGGCGATTATCTTTGTCCCCCTCTTTTTCATCCTCATTGAACGAGGCAGTGAAAAGAAAAAACAGGCCGAAAGCGGCCAAGGAGAATGA